The nucleotide window GCGACTGGCTCTATGGCCGGGGGGCTGGCGACATGAAGGCCGGGCTGGTGGCCAACCTGTTTGCGCTTGATGCCCTGCGTTCTGCCGGGTTTGCCCCGGCGGCGGACCTGTTCTTCCAGTCGGTCGTCGAGGAAGAATGCACGGGCAACGGTGCGCTTGCCTGCCTTGAACGCGGCTACAAGGCGGACGCCGTGCTCATTCCCGAACCGTTCGATGAGACGCTGGTGAAGGCCCAGACGGGCGTGATCTGGTTTCAGGTGCATCTGCAGGGGCTGCCAACCCACGTGGCCTATGCAGGCGACGGGGCCAATGCCATCGAGGCAGCCGTGCCGTTGATCAACGCCCTGCACAATCTTGAGAAGCGCTGGAACGCATCCGAGAACCGCCATCATGCCTTTGCCCACCATGAACATGCGCTCAATCTCAATGTCGGCAAGATCGTCGGCGGCGACTGGCCAAGCTCGGTTCCAGCCTGGTGCGTGTTCGATGTGCGCATGGGGATCTTCCCTGGTCAGGACATGGCAGCAGCGCGCGCCGACATCGAAACCACGCTTATGCAGGCCGCCGAGGAAAACAGCTTCCTCAGGACCAATAAACCCAAGGTTGTTTACCACGGATTCATGGCTGAGGGGTATGCTCTGTCTGATGACAGGAGCGAACCGGCGATGAGCGCCATCAAGACTCTGGGCGACGCCCACAGGGCGGTCAACGACAGGGAACTGGAACAGATGGCCATCACCTGCACGACGGACACCCGTTTCTTTGGCCTCTATGCCAATACACCGGCTCTTGTCTACGGACCACATGCCGAAGCCATTCATGGCTTCAACGAACGGGTATCGCTGGAAAGCGTCAATCGGGTCACCAAGGCCACGGCCCTGTTCATCGCAAACTGGTGCGGACTGGAACCCATTTAGGGTGCTCTGAGTCCGCGCTTGCAGGATGGCTCAGACGCAGGATCGCATGCCGAGCGGCAGGCAGGAGCCAAACGAGCGACCGAGGAGAAAGAAATGCGCCAAGCCGTCATCGTTTCAACCGCCCGCACCCCCATCGGCAAGGCCTATCGGGGTGCCTTCAACAATCTCGAAGGCCCCAGTCTTGCTGCCCACGCCGTGCGTGCCGCGATGGAGCGGGTTTCTCTGGAGGGAGACGCCGTCGAGGAGATCACCTTCGGCTCGGCCCTGACGCAGGGCTCCACCGGCATCAACGTCGGACGTCACATCGTGCTTGCCTCCGGTCTGCCGGACACGGTTGCCGGGTCCACCATTGATCGGCAGTGTGCCTCCGGCCTCAATGCCATTGCCATTGCCTCGCACATGATCGCCAATGAAGGGGTCGATGTTGCCATCGGTGGCGGCCTTGACAGCATCTCGCTGGTGCAACTGGAGCAATATTGGAACCAGTATCGATACCGTGACCCGAATGTGCGAGACAGCTACTACATGTCGATGATCGAAACCGCCGAGCGGGTTGCCGAACACTATGGCGTCAGCCGCGAAGCGCAGGACGCCTACGCCCTGCAAAGCCAGCAACGCACGGCTGCGGCACAACAGGCCGGTCGCTTCGATGCCGAGATCATTCCCGTGCAGACACAGAAGCTGGTCTGGGACAAGGGAGCGGGAACCAATTGCGAAGAAACTGTCACCCTCAGCCGTGACGAATGCAACAGGCCGCAGACGACCGCCGAGGGGCTGGCGCGCCTCAAACCGGTGCTCGGGCCGGACAAATGCGTGACCGCCGGCAACGCCAGCCAACTGTCGGATGGGGCTTCGGCCTGTGTTCTGATGGAAGCGCAAGAGGCCAATCGCCGCGGCCTCACCCCACTTGGCACCCTGCGCGGCTTCGCCGTTGCCGGATGCGCTGCGGAGGAAATGGGGATCGGGCCGGTACGGGCCATCCCCAAACTGCTCGCCCGCAATGGCCTCAAGGTTGATGACATCGACATTTGGGAAATCAATGAGGCCTTCGCGGCGCAGCTTCTCTATTGTCGCGATGCGCTCGGCATCGACAATGACCGGCTCAATGTGAACGGCGGCGCCATTTCCATCGGCCACCCCTATGGCATGTCGGGGGCACGGATGGCAGGGCATATCCTCATCGAAGGCCGCAGACGTGGCGCGAAATATGGCGTCGTCAGCATGTGCATCGGCGGCGGTCAAGGAGCGGCCGGGCTGTTCGAGATCTTCCCCGAGTAACGCGCCGTTCTCGCCTTCCACGCCAGGTAAAAAAGGGGCTGGATCACAAGGATCCGCCCCATCAAGTTTAACCAGCTCTTACCGAACCAGTGCGCGTTGATGATTGGTCTCAGGCTGTGAAAGCCGGGATGATCTTTTCGCCATATTCGGCGATGATCTGTTCTTCCTTGCCGTTGTCGAGATAGATGTTGAACTGGGTGACACCGGCGTCTTTAAGGACGTTGAGTTTGGCAACCTGCTGCTCTGCCGGGCCCAGCACGCTGAAGCCCTCAATAATTTCATCGGTAATGAAATCAAGATAGGGATTGTCGCTCTGGCCGTGCTTGGAATAGTCGTAGCCCTTACGATCCTTGATATAGGCGGTCAACGCTGGCGGAATATCGTCCCGCTCGGTGCCGTATTTCTCGACGATGTCAGCAACGTGGTTGCCCACCATGGCCGGGAACCAGCGCGTTGCGGCGATGCATTCTTCCCTGGTGCCAAAATAGGCAGGCGCAGCCGACATGACCTTGTAGTTGGACATGTCGCGGCCAGCCTTGTTGCCCTCTTCAATGGCAGTGCTGGCGAGCCACTTGACGATGCTCGGCTCGGCAATCTGCAGAATGAGGCCATCGCCGACACGCCCAGCAGAGCTCAGCGCCTTGGGACCATAGGCGGCCACCCAGACCGGCAGCTCATAGCCCTCGGCCCAAGGAAATTTCACCGGCTCGGGGCATTCGCCATACTGGGCCTCGTCGCCACGCACCAGCGCCTTGACCACGTGGGTGAATTCTTCCAGACGTTTCAGCGGCGCCGGTTTAAGGCCCATGACCCGCACCGCGCTGTCGCCACGGCCAAGGCCGATGTCAAAGCGTCCTTCGGACTGCTTGGCCAGCGAGCCGAACATCGAGGCTGCCAGCGACCAGTCGCGGGTGTTCGGGTTGGTCACGCAAGGGCCAAAGCGCATTTTGGTGGTGTGTTCCATGCACATGGCCATGGCCATGTAGCTCTCCCGCCAGAGAATGTGGCTGTCATAGAACCAGCAGTAGGTGAAGCCGGCATTTTCGGCCTGTCGCACAAGGGCGCGGGCGCGTTTGGGCTCAACAAAGCCCTTAAAGCAAATAGCGAATTCCATCTCTCTCTCCTGTCCTTGTTCTTCAAGTCTTTTCGGTTGTTCAGTTGGTGACTGTTCTGTCAGTCACTTGGATCAATGATCCGGGGCCCAGATCTTCAACCCGGCATGGGTGAACGGCACCTGTTTGGATATGTTGATGCGAATGAGAATCGGGGTAATGGCCTCTATGCAACGGGCTGCCTCGGCGTCTCCGGCGTTGTAGGCCGTGACCCCGAGTTTCTCGATGAGATCCATGACGGTCTTGCGGGCTGCCAGCGAATTGCCACAGACCAGAATGTCACAGTTGATGTCCCATTCGAGGGTCTTCAGTGTTGTTGCAGAGACATTGTGAAGCGCACCAACGACTGGGATTTCCGGCCCCAGCAGCGCCTGCGCAGCTTCCGTTGCCGAGCCTTCCGGCGGCATCTCAACCTTTTTGGGATCGCCCTCCTTCAGGGGTACGACGATGTCGACGAGGATCTTGCCCTCAAGATGTGGCTTTAGGGCACAGAGCGTTGCGTTGTGGCCGGAGAACGGCACCGCGAGAATGACGATCTCGTCGGCCATCCGCACAGCCTCCTCGTTGGCCACGCCGGTGATCGGAGCACAGTCGTCCGCCAGCTGCTGCTGCAACGCCAACCCGATTTCGACGGCGCGTGCTGCATCACGCGAGCCCAGGGCGACCGGTACACCGGCACGGGCAAATCTCAGCGCCAGCCCCTGTCCTTGCGGTCCTGTACCACCAATGATTGCAATCGTCATTTGAACATGTCCTCTTGTTTTCCTCTCAACAGATCTCCCGCTCGACTTTCGGTAGGGCTCCAGTCGAGCCCACGAAACAGCACGAGGGGTGTTTTGGCGGCCTTCTTGACCACCAGTCCGGAGGCGGCGGCCAGTTCATCGGCGAAGGCGGCTTCTGTCACCTTCATGGTGCGCCCCCAGGCGTCCGGATTGCCCTGCTCGCGGATGGTGGCGGGCACCCCGGCGAGCCCTATGGCCACGTTGACCTGAGCGATACGCCAGGGCCTGCCGAAGGTGTCGGTCATCACCACACCGATGCGGCAGCCGAACCGCGCTT belongs to uncultured Cohaesibacter sp. and includes:
- a CDS encoding TIGR03842 family LLM class F420-dependent oxidoreductase, with the translated sequence MEFAICFKGFVEPKRARALVRQAENAGFTYCWFYDSHILWRESYMAMAMCMEHTTKMRFGPCVTNPNTRDWSLAASMFGSLAKQSEGRFDIGLGRGDSAVRVMGLKPAPLKRLEEFTHVVKALVRGDEAQYGECPEPVKFPWAEGYELPVWVAAYGPKALSSAGRVGDGLILQIAEPSIVKWLASTAIEEGNKAGRDMSNYKVMSAAPAYFGTREECIAATRWFPAMVGNHVADIVEKYGTERDDIPPALTAYIKDRKGYDYSKHGQSDNPYLDFITDEIIEGFSVLGPAEQQVAKLNVLKDAGVTQFNIYLDNGKEEQIIAEYGEKIIPAFTA
- a CDS encoding ArgE/DapE family deacylase; amino-acid sequence: MDKSIERRILAAVDDNSAQQTAFLADLVSHPSTRGQEQSAQAHMADALAERGYAVDRWQIDVDAIRHLPGFSPVIGSYADAVNVVGTHRSRTNKGRSLILNGHIDVVPAGPLEMWETPPFSPKVDGDWLYGRGAGDMKAGLVANLFALDALRSAGFAPAADLFFQSVVEEECTGNGALACLERGYKADAVLIPEPFDETLVKAQTGVIWFQVHLQGLPTHVAYAGDGANAIEAAVPLINALHNLEKRWNASENRHHAFAHHEHALNLNVGKIVGGDWPSSVPAWCVFDVRMGIFPGQDMAAARADIETTLMQAAEENSFLRTNKPKVVYHGFMAEGYALSDDRSEPAMSAIKTLGDAHRAVNDRELEQMAITCTTDTRFFGLYANTPALVYGPHAEAIHGFNERVSLESVNRVTKATALFIANWCGLEPI
- the npdG gene encoding NADPH-dependent F420 reductase yields the protein MTIAIIGGTGPQGQGLALRFARAGVPVALGSRDAARAVEIGLALQQQLADDCAPITGVANEEAVRMADEIVILAVPFSGHNATLCALKPHLEGKILVDIVVPLKEGDPKKVEMPPEGSATEAAQALLGPEIPVVGALHNVSATTLKTLEWDINCDILVCGNSLAARKTVMDLIEKLGVTAYNAGDAEAARCIEAITPILIRINISKQVPFTHAGLKIWAPDH
- a CDS encoding acetyl-CoA C-acyltransferase, which encodes MRQAVIVSTARTPIGKAYRGAFNNLEGPSLAAHAVRAAMERVSLEGDAVEEITFGSALTQGSTGINVGRHIVLASGLPDTVAGSTIDRQCASGLNAIAIASHMIANEGVDVAIGGGLDSISLVQLEQYWNQYRYRDPNVRDSYYMSMIETAERVAEHYGVSREAQDAYALQSQQRTAAAQQAGRFDAEIIPVQTQKLVWDKGAGTNCEETVTLSRDECNRPQTTAEGLARLKPVLGPDKCVTAGNASQLSDGASACVLMEAQEANRRGLTPLGTLRGFAVAGCAAEEMGIGPVRAIPKLLARNGLKVDDIDIWEINEAFAAQLLYCRDALGIDNDRLNVNGGAISIGHPYGMSGARMAGHILIEGRRRGAKYGVVSMCIGGGQGAAGLFEIFPE